The genomic segment TAGGTCGCCCCGACCAGGGTCGCCGCCAGCTGGGCGATCAACCCGATGATGTCCGTGGACATGTAGATGACGACCATGTCCCCCTGCACGACTCCCATGTCGACCAGGACGTTCGCCAGACGGTGGACCTCCCGCCGGATCCGGCGATAGGTGTACGTCCGCACGTCCACGTTCTTCCCGTCCTTCTGGTCTTCGCCGATGTTGATCACCCGCCGCTCGTCCAGGAGTCCCTGCGCCGCGACCTGGTCGAAGATCGCCCGCGTGGGATTGATCCTCCCGTCCTCGAAGCGGCGGATCACCGGGAAGCTTCGCAGGTCGAGGGAGACCGACGGCCGCTGGCTCCATGCGTACGGGTAGACCATGTCGAGCTCGAACTTCTCGGGGTTCGTCAGCCAGGCGCGACGGACCACGCGCCAACCCATCCGGGTCTCCATCAGCGACCGCACCGCTCCGAGTTCGTCGCTGACTCTCCCATCCGACCACTGCGAGTTGCGAAGACCGATGCGCATGCCGACCGTGCGGGCGGGATCGTCCCTGGAAGGCAATTCCCGACGCTTCTCCCCGCAATGGTAGGCCCCCCCGGGAAGCACGTACTCGGTCCCATCGTAGGAAAAATGCGCGTCGGATGCGAGCGAGCAGCCCGTGGAAACGGGCGTGGCCGGGACCGACGTCCGGAACCCCTTGGCGTCGGACAGGACGATGCGGTCCAGGTGGCTCTGAAACGCATCGGAGACGAACCCTTTCTGCAAACCGAGGACGCCCTCCAGGTGGGCGAAACCGGCGGTCATCTCTTGCGCAAACCGGAGCTCCACCGCCCGGGCCTCGTCCTCCGCGTAGAACCCTTCCTTCGCGAAGGTGTCGATGAGGAACTCGGTCACCCACACCGCCTGGGCCGAGGCCGATCGCATCGCGGCCAGGGATTCCCGCGCGAAGGCGTCTCCCTCCGCGGCGGCCTGCTCCAGGCTGGAGAAGATATCCCACAGGGACCTCGCGCGCCCCCCCTCTTTTCCAGGAGGGAGGAGATCCGCCGGAGATCCGAAACGACCTTCTCCTGCCGGAGATCGTCGACGAATCCCCCGACCCCGCCTTCCGCGTACCCCTGGGCGAGACCCAGACCAACCGCCTGTCCTCCGTCCATGGGGGAGGCGGTCAGGCCGTAATACTTGGCGGCCGCGAGGCCCATGCGCCTCGGCAGAAACCAGGTGGCCCCGTTTCCGGGGACGAGACCGACTTTCACCTCCGGGACCTGGATCCGCGTGGTCGCATCGGTGATCATCAAGTCCGCGGCCGCGGCGATGCCCAGGCCAAAACCCGCGCAAAGACCGCGAACCACGCTGACGGTCGGGATGCTCAAGTCCCGGATCTTGACGCACAGTGTCTTCTGGTCCGCGAGAAGCCGATACGCCAGCTGTCCGGCGGATGGATCAAGGCGATTGCGGATCAGTTCGACGTAATCCAGGCCCGCCGAGAAATTCTCCCCCCCCGCGAGGATCAGCGCCCGAACCGAGTCGTTCCCGGCTACCCGGTCCACAAGCTCGATGATGCGGGCGGTGTCCGCCTGCCCCAGGCAGTTTCGCCCGTCCAGGGTCTCGATGCGCAGAACCGCAACGCCGTTTTTCCCGATTTCCAGCTCCATCGGTCTCATCCCGCCCTTCTCCTTCCCCACGCCGGATTCACCGTTGCCGAAGCTCGATGGGAAGGTAATCGGGGGAGCGGATCTCCGCCCGTTTCGAGCTTCCGGGAGTGTCAATGATCCTGGTCACAACCGGCCAAGCAGGCGGCGCAGGGCCGGCTCGAGTTCCGCGGAAAGGAACGCGTAGCCTGTATCGATGAGCCGTTCCGGGACGACGCGGGCGCTCGAAAGGAGCAGGGCGTCCGCCATCTCGCCCCCCACCGCGAGGCGGAGGGCGAAGGCCGGGACGGGAAGCGGCGTAGGGCGTGACAAGGCCTTCCCGAGCGCCTCGGTAAATTCCCGGTTGGTGACCGGGCGCGGCGCGACGGCGTTGACCGGCCCGCGCAGGTCGCCGCGCCGCAACGTATGGAGGATGATGTTGGGAAGGTCGTCGAGGGAGACCCAGCTGACGTACTGACGCCCGCCGCCGATCACGCCCCCGAGCCCCGCCCGGAAGAGCGGGAGCATCCGCGCGAGGCCCCCCCCCTTCGGCGAGAGCACCATCCCGATCCGCAACGTCACGACGCGGATCCCCTTCCGCGAGGCCGCCCCGGAAGCCGCCTCCCACTCCCGGCTGACCTCGGGGAGGAACCCCGCGCCGGGTGGACTCTCCTCGGTCAGCACTTCCTCCCCGCGGTCGCCGTAATACCCGACGGCCGAGGCGCACACCAGCGTCTCCGGCGGCCGGACCAGACCCGCCAGGGCTTCGCAGAGAAGGCGCGTTCCCTTCACGCGGCTGTCGCGGATCGCCGCCTTCCGCGCCGCGTTCCACCGGCCGGAGCCGACGTTCTCCCCGGCCAGGTGGACGACGGCGTCGAGGCCTTCAAGCCCCGCCGCATCGACCTCCCCCTTCTCCGGGTCCCACCGAACCGCCTTTTCCCCGGGGTCGGGCACACGTCGGACCAGGCGGACAACGTCATGTCCCCCGGCGGAAAGAACCGTCACCACCTCGGAACCGACGAGCCCCGTCGAACCGGAAACGGCAACGCGCATCCGTTACCTCCTCCCCGCCACATACCATGCCATGGTACCGCGATCGCGGATGGATCCGCGTCGTGCCGTCCGTTTTTCGCGACCGGAATCGCCAAGGCAGTCCTGGACCGGCACCGTCACGACCTCACGGGGAAAGGATCTTCAGGAGGTCGCCGCCCGTGTGATTCACCAGGTACACGTTTCCCGACTCGTCTTCGCCGAAGGTGGATATCGACAACGTCGTGTCCGCAAGCAGCGCGTTGTCCCAGGCGGCGCCGTTTTTCCTGATCCCCCAGATCCGTCCGCTGCAATAGTCCCCGAAAAGATAAACCCCCTGCAGGGAGGGGAATGCCGAACCGCGGTACACGTTCCCGCCGGTCACGGAGCATCCGAGCGAGTGATCGTACACGAAGACCGGGAGGGCAAGGCCGGAGCGGTCGCAGCCGGCGGTCCCGGGGGGGTAGCAACGGTCGCCCTCCATGACGTTCCAGCCGTAGTTCCTGCCCCCAGGATCCCCGGCCGGCTGGAAGTCGATCTCCTCGAAGGTTCCCTGTCCCACGTCGCCGATGTAGAGGTCCCCCGTCCCGCGGTCGAAGGAGAAGCGCCACGGGTTCCGCACCCCCAGCGCCCAGATCTCCGGGCGGACCCCGGCCACCCCGACGAAGGGATTGTCCGGGGGAACAGCGTATGGGGCCGTCCCGGACTCCACGTCGATCCGCAGGAGTTTTCCCAGCAGGGTGCCGGGGGACTGGCCGTTGTTCAGGGGATCCCCGCCCGAGCCCCCGTCTCCCATCCCGATGTAGAGGAACCCGTCGGGACCGAAAGCGAGCTGCCCGCCGTTGTGGTTCGCGAACGGTTGGGCAATGGTCAGGATTACTTCCTCGCTCGCGGGATCGGCCAAGTTGGCGTCGGCGGCGGAGACGCGGTAGCGGGCGACCACCGTGGCGCCGTCCGGGGCCCTCGTGTAGTTCACGTAGAAATACCCTTTCGCCGCGAATCCGGGGGGGAACGCCACGCTCAGGAGCCCCCGCTCGCCGCCCGAGACAAGGCGTGGAGGATTGAAGGAAGCAAGGTCCAGAAACGAAGCCGGAAGGACCGCCGCGTTGTCGAGGATCCGGATCCGCCCCGCCTGCTCCACGATGAAGATCCGGCCGCTTCCGTCCCCCGCATGGGTGACATGGACCGGCTGCGTGAACCCACCAGCGACCGTGCTCAGGGAGATCTGCGGCCAAGCCACGGGAGCGGGTCCGGGATCGGGCGTCGGAGCGGTGGAGGAATTTCCGGCGCATCCGGCGATGGCCAGGAACGCCAGGACGGCGATCGGATGCCGGTATCCGGCCCGAATGCGCGCTCCCCCCGCCCCGATGGAGAATACGGCTCCGGACCCGATCGGCCTACCCGCATCGGAAACGCCGAATCGCATCTCATGTCCCCCCGGGTGGGGCTTCCTCCCCGCCCGTTCATTGCGATGACGATAGGGCCCCGACCGTTCCCTCGCGGTTCAGGGAATCCGGCGGGGCATGGAGGCGAGCGCGCGGAGTCGGGCGGCGGCGTGGTCCACGATGGGCCCGGGATACGTTCTCCCGGGCGTCACCCCCGCCCCGGACAGCACGGCGGCGGGCGCTTCCCACGGCCGGTGGATCCAACGGTCCGGCAGGCGGGCGATTTCGGGCACCCACGCCCGGACGTAGCTCCCCCCGGGATCGAACTTCTCCCCCTGCAGCGTCGGGTTGAAGACCCGGAAGAACGGCGCGGCGTCCGCCCCGCAGCCGGCGACCCACTGCCAGCCGAACGTGTTGTTCGCCAGGTCCGCATCCACCAACGTATCGAAGAACCAGGAGGCTCCCTCTCGCCAGGGGAGGAGGAGGTCCTTCGCAAGGAACGAAGCGGCGACCATCCGGAGGCGGTTGTGCATCCATCCGGTCCGGCGGAGCTGCCGCATCGCCGCGTCCACCAGCGGATAGCCGGTTCGCCCCTCTTCCCACGCCGCCAGGGAGAAGGGGTCGTCCCTCCAGGGAAAGGCGGCGAACTCCTCGCGCAGCGGAGCGTGGACGGTCGCCGGAAAGTGGAACAGGAGGTGGTGGGCGAATTCCCGCCACACCAGCTGGCGGAGGAACGCCTCCGCGCCGCGCGCAGCGCCGGGCGCGCTGTCCGCCGCCGCGCGGCATTGGACCGCGTGCCACACCTGGCGGGCGCTGACGCATCCGAGGTGCAGGTACGGGGAGAGGCGGGACGTGCCGTCCCGGTCCGGCCGGTCGCGGTCCCCGGGATACGCCGCCATCGCGCCGTCCAGAAACGCGGAAAGGCGATCCCCCGCCGCCTTCTCGCCCGGTGGCCAGGCGGCGTGGATCCCGGCGCCCCGTGGCACGGACGCGGGGAGCCGGAGTTCCGGCATAGGCCGGGAAGGAGGAAGCGTCTCAGGGAAAGGGAGCCGGCCGGGCGCCGGCCGGGGCGGGCCGGGGAACGGGGACGACAGGCATCGCCGCAGGAACGGCGTGAAGACGCGGAACGGCCCTCCGGCGGTCGTCTTCATCGCGTCGGGCGGGAAGAGCACGCCGTCATCGAACAGCCGCACCTCGAGGCCGTTGGACCGCAACGCCCCGATCGCCGTCGCGTCCCGGGCGAGGAACGCCGGCTCCCACACCTTGTTGGCGTAGACCGCGTCGGCCCCCGTCTCCCGCGCGAGGTCGATCAGCGCCTTGACGGCGGGTCCCCGCCGCAGCAGGAGGCCGCTCCCCCGGTCCTCGAGCGACTCCGCGAGGGAGCGAAGCGCTCCATGGAGGAAGACGCGGGCGGCGGCGCCCGGAGCGGAATCCCCCTCCTCTCCCGGGGCGTGGACCCAGACGGCGACGACCGCCCCGCCCCGCGCGACGGCCGCCTCGAGCGCGGAGTTGTCCGAAAGGCGCAGGTCCCTGCGGAACCAGACGATCGTGGCGGGGAAGCGGGGGGATGTCGTCATCGGTCGCCTCGCGGGATCGCGGTTACGGTGCGCAGCGGTTACCAGTATACTGTTTGCTCCACCGGCAGACCGTCGGGTATTCGCGATCGCATCGACGCGGAGGCGAACCGATGAAGATCCTGGTCCTGAACTCCGGCAGCTCCTCGATCAAGTACGCGCTCTTCGCCGCGGGATCCCTCGCCGAACTGCGCGCCGGGATCGTGGAACGGATCGGCGAGCCCGGGGCCTCTTCCGTCCCGGACCACAGGGAAGGGTTCCGGCGCGTGATGTCGGACCTCCTGGAGTCGGGTGCGGTCCCGGACCCGGCCGGGCTGTCCGGCATCGGGCACCGGATCGTCCACGGCGGGGAGCGGTTCCGGAAACCCGTCCGCGTCGACCGGGGAGTCGTCGAGGCGATCCGGGAGACGATCCCCTTCGCCCCGCTGCACAACCCCGGGAACCTGCAGGGGATCGAGGTCGCCCTCGGAATGTGCCCGGGGGTGCCGCAGGTGGCGGTCTTCGACACCGCCTTCCACCAGACGATGCCGCCCCGCGCTTTCCACTACGCCCTCCCGCTCGCTCTCTACGTCTCCCATCGCGTGCGCCGCTACGGGTTCCACGGGACTTCGCACGCCCACGTCGCCCGGCGGGCCTCCGAATACCTCGAAACGCCGCCGGGGTCCCTGAACCTGATCACGCTCCACCTTGGGAACGGCGCGAGCGCCGCCGCGATCCGGGGGGGGGAAAGCGTCGACACCTCCATGGGGATGACCCCGCTGGAGGGACTCATCATGGGGACCCGGTGCGGCGACCTGGATCCCGCGGTCCCCTTTTTCCTCGGGACGGCGACCGGGAAAGATCCTGCGGAGGTCCTGGCCCTGTTGAACGAGGAGAGCGGGATGAAAGGGATCTGCGGGGCGAACGACATGCGGGAAGTGCACCGGAGGATCGCCGGGGGGGATCCGTCCGCATCGCTTGCGGTCGACATGTACGTTTACCGGGTCAGGAAATACATCGGCGCCTACACAGCCGTCCTCGGCCGGGTCGACGCGCTCGTGTTCACCGGTGGGATCGGCGAGAACGACGCCGAGGTGCGGCATCGGGCGTGCGAGGGGCTGGAGCGGCTGGGGATCGCCCTCGACCAGGGGAGGAACGACTCCCCGTCTTCGGACCCCCGGGAGATCCAGCGGGAAGGGATGCCGGTCAAGGTCCTCGTCATCCCGACGAACGAGGAGCTCGAGATCGCCCTGCAGACGCTGGCGTGCCTCAGGAACGATACCGGAGAGGAGGAACCGCGATGAAACCCGCCATTGGACGATCGAAATCCGAGGAGTGTTCCCTGAAGGATGAGGAGATGGAACGGATGAACGCCTACTGGCGGGCGGCCAACTACCTCTCCGTGGGGCAGATCTACCTGCTCGACAACCCGCTGCTGCGGGAGCCTCTCCGGCTGGAGCACGTAAAACCCCGGCTTCTCGGACACTGGGGGACCACCCCGGGGCTCAACTTCATCTACGTCCACCTGAACCGGGTGATCCGGGCGAACGACCTGGACATGATCTACGTCGCGGGACCCGGGCACGGCGGCCCGGCCCTCGTGGCGAACACCTGGCTGGAGGGGACCTACAGCGAGGTGTACCCCGACATCCCGCGGGACGAAGAGGGGATGCGGAAGCTGTTCCGGCAGTTCTCCTTTCCCGGGGGGATCCCCAGCCACGTGGCCCCCGAGACCCCGGGATCGATCCACGAGGGGGGAGAGCTGGGGTACGCCCTCTCCCACGCCTTCGGGGCGGTCTTCGACAATCCCGACCTCATCGCGGCGTGCGTCGTCGGCGACGGCGAGGCGGAGACCGGGCCGCTCGCCGCGTCGTGGCACTCCAGCATGTTCCTGAACCCCGCGACCGACGGAGCGGTCCTGCCGATCCTGCACCTCAACGGGTACAAGATCGCCAATCCGACGATCCTCGCGCGGATCCCCCCGGAAGAGCTCGCCAACCTGTTCGACGGCTACGGGTACGAGCCGCACTTCGTTGAAGGGGACGACCCCGCGACGATGCACCGGTTGATGGCGTCGGCGATGGACACGGTGGTCATGAAGATCCGCTCCATCCAGCGGGAGGCGCGCGCCACGGGAAACGCGGGGCGTCCGCGCTGGCCGATGATCATCCTTCGGACGCCGAAGGGATGGACGGGACCGGAAACCGTGGACGGGAAAAAAACGGAGGGCTCCTGGAGATCCCACCAGGTACCCTTCGGCGACATGGCGGGAAAACCCGACCGCGTCCCGTTGCTGGAAGAGTGGATGAAGGGGTACCGGCCGGGGGAGCTCTTCGACGAAAGCGGCCTCCTGCGGCCTGAGATCGCGGAGTTGGCGCCGAAGGGAACCCGGAGAATGGGGGCCAACCCGCACGCGAACGGGGGCGTCCTGCTCAAGGATCTCGTGATGCCGGATTACCGCGAGTACGCGGTCGACGTTCCGAAGCCGGGGGGCGTCACGGCGGAGGCGACCCGCGTGATGGGGAGAATGCTCCGCGACGTGATGAAGCGGAACGCCGACGCGAGGAACTTCCGGGTGATGGGCCCGGACGAGACCGCGTCGAACCGTCTCGACGCCCTCTTCGAGGCGACGGACCGGACCTGGGTGGCGGAGACGCTCCCCGGCGACGACCACCTCTCGCCCGGCGGGCGGGTGATGGAGATCTTAAGCGAGCACACGTGCCAGGGGTGGCTGGAGGGATATCTCCTGACCGGCCGGCACGGTCTCTTCTCCTGCTACGAGGCGTTCATCCACATCGTGGACTCGATGTTCAACCAGCACGCCAAGTGGCTGAAGGTGACGTCGACGGAGATCCCCTGGCGCCGCCCGATCGCCTCGCTGAACTACCTCCTGACCTCGCACGTGTGGCGGCAGGACCACAACGGATTCTCCCACCAGGACCCCGGCTTCATCGACCACGTGGTGAACAAGAAGGGGAACGTCATCCGGGTGTACCTTCCCCCCGACGCGAACTGCCTGCTGTACGTCACCGACAGGGTCCTGCGCAGCCGCAACCGGATCAACGTGATCGTGGCGGGGAAGCAATCCTCTCCGCAGTGGCTGGACATGGACGCCGCCATCCATCACTGCACCGCCGGGATCGGGATCTGGAAGTGGGCCAGCAACGACGAGGGGGCGGAGCCGGACGTGGTGATGGCGTGCGCGGGGGACGTTCCGACGCTGGAGACGCTGGCGGCGGTCGACCTGATCCGGAGGCTGCTGCCCGACCTCCGCGTCCGGGTCGTGAACGTCGTGGACCTGATGACCCTCCAGAACCGGGAGGAGCACCCCCACGGCCTGACGGACAGGGAGTTCGACGCCCTGTTCACCACGGACAAGCCGATCCTCTTCGCCTACCACGGGTACCCGTGGCTGATCCACCGGCTGACGTACCGGCGGACGAACCACGGGAATCTCCACGTCCGGGGATACAAGGAGGAGGGAACCACCACCACGCCGTTCGACATGGTGGTGCTCAACGACCTGGACCGGTTCCACCTGGTGATGGACGTGATCGACCGGGTGCCCGGACTCGCAACCCGCGCGGCCCACGCACGGCAGGAGATGCGGGACAAGCGGATCGAGCATTGGCAGTACATCACGCTTCATGGAGAGGACATGCCCGAGGTGCGGGACTGGACTTGGCCGTACTGATCGGGAAAAAAGGAAATGCCCGTCTCGCGGATGACGAACGGCGAGCTCAGCGCACCCCTCTTCCGGATCCCCGGCTCCATCCGCCGGACGAACCCCGGAACGACGCGCCGGACCCGCGGGATCCCCCGCTGACGGAGCTACGGTAGGATCTGCCGGACCCGGGGCTTCCCCCGCTGACGGAGGTCCGGAAAGCTCCCCCGTCGCCGCGGCTCCTCATGCCCGGGGAGCTGCGGTACGATCGGGCCTGATCCTTCCGGAATCCGGCGCTCCCCGACACCGTGCCCGCCCCTCCGTTGTGGAACCGCGTGCCTCTCCCGCGCCGCACCGACGGATCGCCGCCTCCATCGTTGCCCGGTCGGGATCGGGGGGCAACCACGTTCCCGCCGCGGGGATTCGGAGCCCGGAGTTCGCCGGTGTCACGGGTCCGGGAACCGGACGGGGACACCCCGGAGCGTCCCGCTCTCGATATCCCCGTTCCGCGGCCGCTCGTTACGGGAAGCGTCTTTCCGTCGCGACGGACCATCACCGACCCGCGATCCACCGGCCGGTTCCACCGGGCAAGACGGGTGTCGTCCCGCGAGAAGGAGGAGGTGCGGGAACCGATCACTCCGGGCCTTTCGGGAACCCAGCGGACGAACCGGTCCCTTCCGAAGAATCGCACGTTCGCCGGGAAGAAGCGGGCATGGTGGCCATGGTATATGGAGCCGCCGAATACGAAATTCACGGACACAAAGGAGCGATAGGGGCACCACACCCACCCGAACGCGGGCGACGGCCACCACCACCCGGTGTGGTACGGCCACCATCCCCACGGTTCATAGCCAACCCATGTCCACCCGTACGGCGAGACCCAGGTCCAGCGGCCGTAATAGTACGGTTCCCAGCCATCGTCCACGTAGGGGCGCCACACAACCCCGTACTCGGGGGTGCTCACCCACTCCCCGTACGGCCGAAGCTCGACCGCAACCTCCGGCGGAACGTCTGCCCGCTGCTCCGTCCCCGTCAACGCGGGCGGGGGAGCGGCTTCGACGGGCGCCGTTTCGACCTCGCTGATGCGGACATCGTCTCCGATGGACGCCTCCTGTCCGGCGTGCACGGCGACGGACGATCCTTTCGTCCCGGTCACGGTGCCCATCCCCGCACTCACGAGGAACCTCGTGCTCTCCCCGTTGGTGGAAAGCGAATATTCCCCGGGGATATTCGCCTGGACCTCGCGGTCTCCGGGAACGGCGACCCGTACGGGAGCGAAATTATTTTCCGGAAGTGAAAGGCTCGCCTGGCCGTCCCGGAGGCGGTAGGAAACCTCCTGTTCCCCCAGCTGAAGAATATCCACCTCGGACCCGCCCGGCAGGACAAGGGATTGGCTCCCGCGGAACCGGATCTCGGCCTCGGACCCCTGTGGAACGCTTACCCGCGACCCCGCCACGAGGGGATAGTTGCTGACGGACTCCTCCCACTCACCGGCATCCCCGGTCCGTACCCAGGCGGTTCCCTGAACGATGTTCAGGCGTGCGAACGCGGAGGAGGGGATGCCACCCTGGTCCGTTGGCGGATCGGCCGCCATGGCGGGGGGCCCCAGGATGGAAAGGGCCGCGGCCAGAAAAACCGATGCAATACAACGATTTGATATCATCGGACGCGTCTCCCGCCCCGGAGGGCCTGCGGTTTCCCCTTTATTTTCTTATTAGACGCTTTTTCCCCGTGCATGTATTCATTCACAGGCACACGGTTGCGGGACCCGGCGTGGCCGTTCCGGCGCGGGAAGGAGGAACTACCGCGTTCCTTCCGTGCCCAGGACCCGGCCGATCAGAGCCTGCGCCTCCCTTTGGATCCGCCGAAGGTGGTCGTGCCCGAGGAAGCTTTCCGCGTAGAGCTTGTACACGTCCTCGGTCCCCGAGGGGCGGGCGGCGAACCAGCCGTTCGCGGTGGCCACCTTCAGGCCCCCGAGCGCGGCGCCGTTTCCGGGGGCGGTCGTGAGCATCGCCTCGATCCGTTCCCCCGCCAGCGTGTCCGCCGCCACCTGCGAAGGAGACAGTTTCGACAGCACCGCTTTCTGCTCCGTCGTCGCGGGGGCGTCGATCCGCTCGTACACCGGGGAGCCGAACTCCCGGATCAGGTCGGCATACTGCTCGCCGGGATCCCTGCCGGTCGTCGCCATCATTTCCGCCGCGAGCAGCCCGAGGATCAGGCCGTCCTTGTCCGTGCTCCACGCCGAACCGTCCTCCCGCAGGAAGGAGGCGCCGGCGCTCTCCTCGCCTCCGAATCCGAGCGTCCCGTCCGAAAGCCCCTGGACGAACCACTTGAACCCCACCGGAACTTCGTACAGCCGGCGCGACAGGCGCGCCGCCACGCGATC from the bacterium genome contains:
- a CDS encoding enoyl-CoA hydratase/isomerase family protein, producing MRPMELEIGKNGVAVLRIETLDGRNCLGQADTARIIELVDRVAGNDSVRALILAGGENFSAGLDYVELIRNRLDPSAGQLAYRLLADQKTLCVKIRDLSIPTVSVVRGLCAGFGLGIAAAADLMITDATTRIQVPEVKVGLVPGNGATWFLPRRMGLAAAKYYGLTASPMDGGQAVGLGLAQGYAEGGVGGFVDDLRQEKVVSDLRRISSLLEKRGGARGPCGISSPAWSRPPRRETPSRGNPWPRCDRPRPRRCG
- a CDS encoding TIGR01777 family oxidoreductase; protein product: MRVAVSGSTGLVGSEVVTVLSAGGHDVVRLVRRVPDPGEKAVRWDPEKGEVDAAGLEGLDAVVHLAGENVGSGRWNAARKAAIRDSRVKGTRLLCEALAGLVRPPETLVCASAVGYYGDRGEEVLTEESPPGAGFLPEVSREWEAASGAASRKGIRVVTLRIGMVLSPKGGGLARMLPLFRAGLGGVIGGGRQYVSWVSLDDLPNIILHTLRRGDLRGPVNAVAPRPVTNREFTEALGKALSRPTPLPVPAFALRLAVGGEMADALLLSSARVVPERLIDTGYAFLSAELEPALRRLLGRL
- a CDS encoding PQQ-dependent sugar dehydrogenase gives rise to the protein MRFGVSDAGRPIGSGAVFSIGAGGARIRAGYRHPIAVLAFLAIAGCAGNSSTAPTPDPGPAPVAWPQISLSTVAGGFTQPVHVTHAGDGSGRIFIVEQAGRIRILDNAAVLPASFLDLASFNPPRLVSGGERGLLSVAFPPGFAAKGYFYVNYTRAPDGATVVARYRVSAADANLADPASEEVILTIAQPFANHNGGQLAFGPDGFLYIGMGDGGSGGDPLNNGQSPGTLLGKLLRIDVESGTAPYAVPPDNPFVGVAGVRPEIWALGVRNPWRFSFDRGTGDLYIGDVGQGTFEEIDFQPAGDPGGRNYGWNVMEGDRCYPPGTAGCDRSGLALPVFVYDHSLGCSVTGGNVYRGSAFPSLQGVYLFGDYCSGRIWGIRKNGAAWDNALLADTTLSISTFGEDESGNVYLVNHTGGDLLKILSP
- a CDS encoding DNA photolyase family protein translates to MTTSPRFPATIVWFRRDLRLSDNSALEAAVARGGAVVAVWVHAPGEEGDSAPGAAARVFLHGALRSLAESLEDRGSGLLLRRGPAVKALIDLARETGADAVYANKVWEPAFLARDATAIGALRSNGLEVRLFDDGVLFPPDAMKTTAGGPFRVFTPFLRRCLSSPFPGPPRPAPGRLPFPETLPPSRPMPELRLPASVPRGAGIHAAWPPGEKAAGDRLSAFLDGAMAAYPGDRDRPDRDGTSRLSPYLHLGCVSARQVWHAVQCRAAADSAPGAARGAEAFLRQLVWREFAHHLLFHFPATVHAPLREEFAAFPWRDDPFSLAAWEEGRTGYPLVDAAMRQLRRTGWMHNRLRMVAASFLAKDLLLPWREGASWFFDTLVDADLANNTFGWQWVAGCGADAAPFFRVFNPTLQGEKFDPGGSYVRAWVPEIARLPDRWIHRPWEAPAAVLSGAGVTPGRTYPGPIVDHAAARLRALASMPRRIP
- a CDS encoding acetate kinase — its product is MKILVLNSGSSSIKYALFAAGSLAELRAGIVERIGEPGASSVPDHREGFRRVMSDLLESGAVPDPAGLSGIGHRIVHGGERFRKPVRVDRGVVEAIRETIPFAPLHNPGNLQGIEVALGMCPGVPQVAVFDTAFHQTMPPRAFHYALPLALYVSHRVRRYGFHGTSHAHVARRASEYLETPPGSLNLITLHLGNGASAAAIRGGESVDTSMGMTPLEGLIMGTRCGDLDPAVPFFLGTATGKDPAEVLALLNEESGMKGICGANDMREVHRRIAGGDPSASLAVDMYVYRVRKYIGAYTAVLGRVDALVFTGGIGENDAEVRHRACEGLERLGIALDQGRNDSPSSDPREIQREGMPVKVLVIPTNEELEIALQTLACLRNDTGEEEPR
- a CDS encoding phosphoketolase family protein, producing MKPAIGRSKSEECSLKDEEMERMNAYWRAANYLSVGQIYLLDNPLLREPLRLEHVKPRLLGHWGTTPGLNFIYVHLNRVIRANDLDMIYVAGPGHGGPALVANTWLEGTYSEVYPDIPRDEEGMRKLFRQFSFPGGIPSHVAPETPGSIHEGGELGYALSHAFGAVFDNPDLIAACVVGDGEAETGPLAASWHSSMFLNPATDGAVLPILHLNGYKIANPTILARIPPEELANLFDGYGYEPHFVEGDDPATMHRLMASAMDTVVMKIRSIQREARATGNAGRPRWPMIILRTPKGWTGPETVDGKKTEGSWRSHQVPFGDMAGKPDRVPLLEEWMKGYRPGELFDESGLLRPEIAELAPKGTRRMGANPHANGGVLLKDLVMPDYREYAVDVPKPGGVTAEATRVMGRMLRDVMKRNADARNFRVMGPDETASNRLDALFEATDRTWVAETLPGDDHLSPGGRVMEILSEHTCQGWLEGYLLTGRHGLFSCYEAFIHIVDSMFNQHAKWLKVTSTEIPWRRPIASLNYLLTSHVWRQDHNGFSHQDPGFIDHVVNKKGNVIRVYLPPDANCLLYVTDRVLRSRNRINVIVAGKQSSPQWLDMDAAIHHCTAGIGIWKWASNDEGAEPDVVMACAGDVPTLETLAAVDLIRRLLPDLRVRVVNVVDLMTLQNREEHPHGLTDREFDALFTTDKPILFAYHGYPWLIHRLTYRRTNHGNLHVRGYKEEGTTTTPFDMVVLNDLDRFHLVMDVIDRVPGLATRAAHARQEMRDKRIEHWQYITLHGEDMPEVRDWTWPY